ACTGGCCTGCCCTGCCGCAATCCCAGCCTCGTGTTGGATGAAATCGCGCGGGAGCGGTTCGGCCCGGAGGGTGCCCCGCATGCGCGCAAGGCCTGGTCGCTCATGAGCGAAGCCTACCGCGAGTACCCGTTTCACATCAGCGTGGTCTACACGTCCCCCGTCCAATGCGGCCCCGCAAACCCTCTTTATGCCTCCAGGACCGGCTACTCGGCAACCATGTGGGGCATTCCCTACGACGACGTGGACGGGTGGCGCGGCCCCTATCCCGCGGAGGTGTTCGCGGCGCAATTCGAGAAGGTCGCCGAGGGCTGGCAACCCGGCATTGCCGAGCTGCAAGCGGCCGTGGATAAGGCCCCCCCGCAACAGCGAGGCGAAGCTCAGGCAGACCTCCGCCTCGCCCGCGCGGCGGCCATCCACTTCCAGTCCGTGGCCAACCAGACCCATTTCACACTGGCGCGCGATGCGTTGGCCAGCCTCTCGAACGCGTCCGGCGGGCCGGACACGTCCCAGGAACGCGACCGATTGCGCGCGGAGATCAAACGGCGCCTGGAATCGGAGATCGATCTGGCCCGCGAGTTGTTCACGCTGACGCGGGAAGATTCGCGTATTGGCTTTGAACCGTCATGCCAATACTTCTACCTTCCCCTGGACCTCGTGGAAAAGGTGATCAACTGCCGCTGGCTCCTGGAACGCCTGGAAAGTTAGATTGCGCGGTCCTCTTGCCGCCTTCCGCACTCGTTTCAGGGCGATTTCACGAGCACCACGCGCTCGACCCAAATCGCGTTCCCGGCTTCCGCCTTGCCGTGGGGGAATCCCGGCCCTTCAAACTTGATGCGCGCCCAGATTTCGAATGTCTGGTCCGCTTGTTCGGGGTCCGCCGCACTGCCAACGTCCACCTGAATGATCCAACTCCAGAAGAAATAAACATAGCAGGACGGCCCCACAGGGAACGTGCCCAGCTTGTACCAGTGATACCCGGGGCCGGGCACGTCTTCCGGCTTGATGGACACCGCCCCAACACCCCGCTTGCTCACAGCATCGTACAGACCCCAGGGCATGGGCAGCGCATACCGTTCCATGTCCGTGCTGGAAAGCGCCAGCCGGTTGGCGACGCCCGATTCCGCTTCCGCGTCCCGGACACGCTTTACCTCGTCATTCCAGTTGCGTGATGCCTGGGCCGTGAAATCGAAGACGCGTCCCGGCGGCAGAGCGCGGAACTTCTCCGGAATGCTCACGAAAACGGGGCGCGCAAGCAGCGGCTCCAACTCCGCGCCAATTTCGGCGAGGGCGTCTGGCCGGCCCCCTTCCGGGATGCGAAAGGCCACCTGCGCACTCCAGGTGTCTTTGCATCGGACGGCAATCGTGTCGCGGTCCAGCGGCATTTCCTCCGGCGCGCCGCCGCCGCGCACCCACTGAGAGAACAACGCCGGAAACAAGACGATGGTCGCGCGGTCCAACGGTAGCCGGGCGAATCGCACGCGGCGCAGCAGCACGGCGTCGCCCGCCACGACTTCTTCCGCCCGGTCAAACAGGGCATGCGCCTCGCGCACGAACGGCAGGTCAAGATAGCGGTATTGCACCGGGGACGCGCCCATGCTCAAATAGCTTGTCTTCGCCTGCGACGCCTGCTCGAGCCGCGCCAGATATTCCCGGATCACGCCGCCCGCAGGCCCGTAGAAACCATCCGTAAACGTCCGCACGAGCGCATCATAATCCTGATACGGATCTTCGAGCGTCTTCATCATCATCCAAACCTTGAAATCCCGCATGTCAGCAAGTATGGGGTACTCGTGTTCGGTGAAGACGCCTTCCACATGATGTTCGGCATAGAAGCGGTAGTCCGGCGCATACGTGTGCGCCGTCGGCATAGGCAGGCCATAGTGCGGCCCATACGTCACGGCATAGTCCCATATCCGCAGGTTTTTCGCGATTTCCGCCCAGCGCAGCAGGTGATCGTGAAATTCCTGGTTGGCTGGGTCCGTGACCGGTCTCGTGAAATTGCTTCCCGTATCGCAGAGACGAATGATGACGTTGTCGCGCGGACGTATGGACTTGGGTGGTTTCTGCGTCATCATGTAGGCGAGCGTGTCAATATAGACGTCGGGATACTCCTGGCCGACCGCGTCCGCCAGGTAGTTCACGAAATCCAGCAGCGGGCCAGCCTCCGATTCCTCCGCCAGCGCAATCGCCTGACAATTCTCGCACTCGCACATGCCGCCCCAATCGTTCTGCGAGACGTCGAACACGACAGGCGGCGGCTCGTTCCTCTGCCGCGCCGCGGCCCGGGACTCTTCAATATACGTTCTCAGCCTGTCAACAAAATACACCCGCAACCCGGTATCCGTCAGGCACAGTTGTTTCTGGTCCGCGTCGCGCCGGCCGTCTACGAGCGAAAACCATTCCGGATGCGTGGCGAAATACGTGTCCGGCGGGACGTACATGTAGAACGTATGCACATGATACGGCGGCCCGTAGTCCAAGTCGCCGCCATATGCGCCCGAAATGCCCGAGTCGCCGTCGCGGTTCAGGCGGTTCCGCGCGGCAAACCGGCCGTCGTCGTTGGAATAGAGAGTATAGATATCGCGATATCGAATCACAGGCGCCCCCGCGCGGTCGATTGCGTCCAGACGCAGAGTGGACTGCCGCGGCACGGTCTCCTCATAAGCGTTCCACCAATGCACGCCGATGACGTCCTCCAGGAACCGGTACACGGCATACAACGTGCCGCGCGGCCGCCCGCCCGTGATCACGAGGTCTTCCCCCGCGGTTCGCATGAGCCATTGTTCAGACCCGAATGATGCAGCATCGATACCCAGGGCCTTGCAGAACTGCGTTGGTCCCACGAAAATGCGCGTTCCTCGCGCCGCAGCCTGCGATTCCGCAACGACGTTGAATGTGCCGCCGGTCACCGCGCCCAGATATGCGGCGAGTTCCTTCGCCGCGGTCTGCTCCGCCGGTTCCGGCGCGTCACAGACCACGATCACCGCTGCAGCCTGACCGCCGTCCGCCAGCGTGAGCGCCCCCGCAGGCAGAGCGGCGACCGTGAAAAGAATCGTCAAGGCTCGCCAAAGTACCCCTGCGCCGGGCGCCTGCATGCGCGCGGCCATTCCATTCGTTGTACGGTAACCGGTGCGTCCTTTCGCGCTCATCTACGGACTCCTTCTTGCATGTTTCAACCGCAGCCTCCGCGCCACCATACCGCTGGATTCTAATACTAAGCGCACAGCGGCTGCCTGACGCAGGATTTGGGCACGAGCCCTCTCCCGTTGGAGGGTTCAGAGCGAGCAGAGACGACGACATCGGGAGCCATTCGGCAGGCTGCGAGTGACCAAACCAGAACCGAAACCGAAATAAGTTCCGATGTTCTGCTCCCATCTTAGCGCAATTGAGCGCGCGAAGGTCGAATTGTTGCATGCACACGGATGGGGCGCCATGGCGATTAGCCGGGAAATCGGGCGGCAGATGACCGGCAAAAGCGCCAAGGTTGACCTCGCGAGACTGCGCGGCGTGTTCGCCGCGAACTTCCTGGACGAGGACGAGAAGGCATCCAGCCTGCTGGCCGATGGAAAGAGTGGCGTCCGCAAGACCTTGGCGAGGCCGACGCCGGAAAACGCTGACGATTCTGAATCCGCCGGGACGCAACAGGACAAGGGTGACGCCGTGCAGAGGAGCGGCTTGTTGCCCGTTTCGGGACCGGTGAAGTAGAGTAGAACTTGAGCGATGTGGTCCGCTGCAACGTTGGAGCGGGAACACCCCGGCCGGCTCGTCTCGCTTTCGGGATGCAGCACAATCCGCGACGTGCCGGCGCTGTCCTTGACAGCGGCGGAGTGCAGCCCCGCGACAGTCAACTCGTTGGAGAGACACAGCGTGCGCAGGAGCGCGGACGCAGCCTTATCAGCCGGTTACGGAAGGGGAGCCGCGGGTATTCCGTGCCCTTCGGTGCCATGCAGGAATAGCAATGGACTGCACGCGGCGGCTCCCAGCGGAGGCAGATGGTCTGATGCAACGACGCAAGTTCCTGTCTATTCTGGGCGCAAGCGCCGCGGGCGCGCTGCTGCGCGGGCGCGCCGCCGCGGCGGAACACCGGCCCAACATCCTCTGGATCACCTGCGAGGACATGGGGCCGCATCTGGGCTGTTTTGGCGACGCATACGCTTGTTCGCCGAACCTGGACGCGCTGGCGGCGGCGGGCGTCCGGTATACAAGCGCGTTCTCGAATGCGCCCGTGTGCGCGCCCGCGCGGTCGTGCCTGATCACGGGCATGTACCCGTCCGCGCTGGGCAGCCACCACATGCGCTCGAAGATCGCGCTGCCCGAGGGCGTCCGCTGCTTCACGGAATACCTGCGCGACGCGGGCTATTACTGTTCG
The sequence above is drawn from the Candidatus Hydrogenedentota bacterium genome and encodes:
- a CDS encoding DUF4838 domain-containing protein; the protein is MSAKGRTGYRTTNGMAARMQAPGAGVLWRALTILFTVAALPAGALTLADGGQAAAVIVVCDAPEPAEQTAAKELAAYLGAVTGGTFNVVAESQAAARGTRIFVGPTQFCKALGIDAASFGSEQWLMRTAGEDLVITGGRPRGTLYAVYRFLEDVIGVHWWNAYEETVPRQSTLRLDAIDRAGAPVIRYRDIYTLYSNDDGRFAARNRLNRDGDSGISGAYGGDLDYGPPYHVHTFYMYVPPDTYFATHPEWFSLVDGRRDADQKQLCLTDTGLRVYFVDRLRTYIEESRAAARQRNEPPPVVFDVSQNDWGGMCECENCQAIALAEESEAGPLLDFVNYLADAVGQEYPDVYIDTLAYMMTQKPPKSIRPRDNVIIRLCDTGSNFTRPVTDPANQEFHDHLLRWAEIAKNLRIWDYAVTYGPHYGLPMPTAHTYAPDYRFYAEHHVEGVFTEHEYPILADMRDFKVWMMMKTLEDPYQDYDALVRTFTDGFYGPAGGVIREYLARLEQASQAKTSYLSMGASPVQYRYLDLPFVREAHALFDRAEEVVAGDAVLLRRVRFARLPLDRATIVLFPALFSQWVRGGGAPEEMPLDRDTIAVRCKDTWSAQVAFRIPEGGRPDALAEIGAELEPLLARPVFVSIPEKFRALPPGRVFDFTAQASRNWNDEVKRVRDAEAESGVANRLALSSTDMERYALPMPWGLYDAVSKRGVGAVSIKPEDVPGPGYHWYKLGTFPVGPSCYVYFFWSWIIQVDVGSAADPEQADQTFEIWARIKFEGPGFPHGKAEAGNAIWVERVVLVKSP